From the Candidatus Krumholzibacteriota bacterium genome, one window contains:
- the thiE gene encoding thiamine phosphate synthase, with product MAELQEKEKKTLIRILDANGNRCAEGLRVIEEIARLGMNNARLAGEIKSLRHNVRLSVSCLLDNSVRCRDSEGDVGRKVSSAAELTRRSFESVLKANFFRAEESLRVIEEFSKLIKPESGVEFKEFRFRVYSLEKSFLSKVERSAVIPKSPFLYAIIDRSLVPAPKIKETAAALCSEGADIIQYRAKDFTQEEKFADLSVILFETCNYDIPVIVNDDPYLAAECGADGVHLGSSDPDPAEAREILGPGSIIGLTIHSIEEMKAGALGLVNYVAVGSIFSSATKRDVFVKGTKLISKVKEITDLPLVAIGGISPENTESVFDSGADGIAVISSLLKGDIAKNCFTFRQIIDKR from the coding sequence ATGGCTGAACTGCAAGAGAAAGAAAAGAAAACATTAATCAGGATTCTAGACGCGAATGGTAACAGGTGCGCTGAGGGATTGAGGGTTATAGAGGAAATAGCAAGACTCGGGATGAATAACGCGCGTCTTGCCGGAGAGATAAAATCCCTCAGGCATAACGTGAGATTAAGCGTCAGCTGTCTTCTGGACAATTCAGTCAGGTGCAGAGACAGCGAAGGTGATGTGGGAAGAAAAGTCTCTTCCGCCGCGGAGTTGACCCGCCGTTCATTCGAAAGTGTTTTGAAAGCGAATTTCTTCAGAGCTGAAGAAAGTCTCAGGGTGATTGAGGAATTCTCAAAGCTTATCAAGCCGGAATCCGGGGTCGAATTTAAAGAATTCCGTTTCCGTGTTTACAGTCTTGAAAAGAGCTTCCTTAGCAAAGTAGAGCGATCTGCGGTGATTCCGAAGTCGCCGTTTCTTTACGCGATTATTGACCGTTCCCTTGTGCCGGCGCCGAAGATTAAAGAAACGGCAGCCGCTCTCTGTTCTGAAGGTGCTGATATTATTCAGTACAGAGCAAAAGATTTTACGCAAGAGGAAAAATTTGCCGATCTTTCAGTTATTCTATTTGAGACCTGTAATTATGATATTCCTGTTATTGTAAATGATGATCCATACCTCGCCGCTGAGTGCGGGGCGGACGGAGTACACCTGGGAAGTTCTGACCCGGACCCCGCTGAAGCTAGAGAAATCTTAGGCCCGGGTTCTATTATAGGTCTTACTATTCACTCTATCGAGGAGATGAAAGCAGGGGCTTTGGGTCTGGTAAATTATGTAGCAGTAGGATCAATATTTTCTTCAGCAACTAAGAGGGATGTTTTTGTTAAAGGAACGAAACTTATCAGTAAAGTCAAAGAGATAACAGACCTTCCTTTAGTTGCTATAGGGGGCATTTCTCCAGAAAATACAGAATCTGTTTTTGATTCCGGGGCGGACGGTATCGCGGTAATATCATCTTTACTAAAAGGAGATATCGCGAAAAATTGCTTTACCTTTCGCCAAATCATTGATAAAAGATGA
- the accC gene encoding acetyl-CoA carboxylase biotin carboxylase subunit, whose translation MFEKVLVAARGEIALRIIRACRELDVKTVAVHSVADVDSLHVKLADEDVSIGPAPSEKSYLNIPAIIAAAEITNADAVHPGYGFLSENPDFAEICMSCGIGWIGPPPELMKKMGDKSLARELMKEAGLPVIPGSKGEVESADKAVKICDDIGYPVMVKAVAGGGGRGIRIIRNAQQIAENFHTATVEAKGSFGYGGLYIEKYLENPRHIEVQILGDGKGGVIIFGERECSIQRRHQKLLEESPSPGLNDLMREKLSGFAVRGAEYIKYGSLGTVEFLVDSKDNVYFLEMNTRVQVEHPVTEMVTNVDLIREQIRQAFTGKLLISQDDVHIEGWAIECRINAEDPDRNFIPVPGKITFFHPPGGPGVRVDSHIYTGYVIPPNYDSLLAKVIVWGSNREKARKRMIGALDEFIIEGVPTTISFLEEIMRNKDFAEGKFDTTFLDKMKID comes from the coding sequence ATGTTTGAAAAAGTTCTTGTCGCCGCACGCGGTGAAATTGCCTTGAGAATTATACGCGCGTGCAGAGAATTGGATGTCAAAACAGTTGCTGTGCATTCGGTTGCTGATGTTGATTCTCTGCATGTTAAATTAGCTGATGAAGATGTAAGTATAGGTCCCGCGCCTTCCGAGAAGAGTTATCTCAATATTCCGGCAATAATAGCAGCTGCCGAGATTACGAATGCTGACGCTGTCCATCCCGGATACGGGTTTCTGTCTGAGAATCCCGATTTTGCGGAAATATGTATGTCATGCGGCATAGGCTGGATAGGGCCTCCTCCGGAGCTGATGAAAAAGATGGGGGACAAGTCACTCGCGAGAGAACTTATGAAGGAAGCTGGGTTGCCTGTTATACCGGGAAGTAAGGGAGAGGTGGAAAGCGCGGATAAAGCCGTGAAGATCTGTGATGATATAGGGTATCCGGTAATGGTTAAAGCAGTTGCAGGTGGAGGGGGAAGAGGTATCAGGATTATAAGAAACGCTCAGCAGATTGCTGAAAATTTCCATACAGCTACCGTTGAGGCGAAAGGTTCCTTTGGTTACGGGGGATTGTATATTGAAAAATATCTCGAGAATCCCAGACATATAGAAGTACAGATTCTTGGTGACGGCAAGGGCGGTGTAATTATATTCGGAGAGCGTGAGTGCAGTATCCAGAGAAGACACCAGAAACTGTTGGAGGAATCACCGTCTCCGGGATTAAATGACCTAATGAGAGAGAAACTTTCCGGTTTCGCGGTCAGGGGAGCGGAGTATATAAAGTACGGTTCACTTGGCACTGTTGAATTTCTTGTCGATTCAAAGGACAATGTTTATTTTCTCGAGATGAATACAAGGGTACAGGTGGAACACCCGGTCACGGAAATGGTCACTAATGTGGATTTGATAAGAGAACAGATACGGCAGGCTTTCACCGGAAAGCTTCTCATTTCACAGGATGACGTTCATATAGAGGGATGGGCTATAGAATGCAGGATAAACGCGGAGGATCCAGACAGGAATTTCATTCCTGTTCCCGGAAAGATCACATTCTTTCATCCTCCGGGCGGCCCCGGAGTACGCGTTGATTCCCATATCTATACCGGATATGTCATACCCCCCAATTACGATTCCCTTCTGGCCAAGGTAATAGTTTGGGGAAGTAACAGGGAGAAGGCGCGTAAAAGGATGATAGGAGCGCTTGATGAATTTATTATCGAGGGTGTGCCGACGACAATTTCATTCCTTGAGGAAATTATGAGAAACAAGGACTTCGCGGAAGGGAAATTCGATACGACATTCCTTGATAAAATGAAGATTGATTAG
- a CDS encoding type IV pilus twitching motility protein PilT, producing MKIKDILESVITSKASDLHIKAGIPPVIRVDGKLRRMDYQSPTTADMENIASQILTPHQKKMFMEEKEVDFAFGVPGLARFRANFYVQRGSIAMVFRHVPVKIMSTEELKLPEIVKKLSHRKRGLIFVTGTVGSGKSTTLAAMVKEINDTTSKNVITIEDPIEFLHHDKRSMINQREIGNDTKSFHEALRHILRQDPDIILVGEIRDAVTMEIALKAADTGHLVLSTLHTIDATQTINRVISFFPLHQHQEIRFLLATTLQAVISQRLIPIKGHSGRAPAVEVMIVTAAVRDYIRDQEKTQLINQAIKEGVSSYGMQSFDQSLMKLLTEGVIEKEQALKNSSNSHEFELRLKGVKSSSDKSWDHFEETESVSDSPGEL from the coding sequence ATGAAAATTAAAGATATCCTTGAATCCGTTATAACGAGTAAAGCTTCAGATCTTCATATCAAAGCCGGAATTCCGCCCGTTATAAGGGTTGACGGGAAACTCAGGAGAATGGATTATCAGAGTCCAACTACAGCTGATATGGAGAATATCGCGAGTCAGATATTAACACCACATCAGAAGAAGATGTTCATGGAAGAAAAGGAAGTGGATTTCGCGTTTGGAGTACCTGGTTTAGCAAGGTTCAGGGCGAATTTTTATGTTCAGCGGGGTTCTATAGCCATGGTGTTTAGACATGTCCCCGTAAAGATTATGAGTACGGAAGAATTGAAGCTGCCTGAAATTGTAAAGAAGCTTTCACATCGAAAAAGAGGGCTTATTTTTGTAACCGGGACTGTAGGGAGCGGCAAGTCAACTACACTGGCCGCGATGGTAAAAGAGATAAACGATACAACGAGTAAGAATGTGATAACAATTGAGGATCCGATTGAATTTTTGCACCATGATAAACGAAGTATGATAAATCAGCGGGAAATAGGTAATGACACAAAATCATTTCATGAGGCATTGAGGCATATTCTCCGTCAGGATCCGGACATAATTCTTGTCGGAGAAATAAGAGACGCGGTCACAATGGAGATAGCACTTAAAGCGGCCGACACAGGACATCTCGTGTTGAGCACACTTCATACTATCGACGCGACACAGACTATCAACAGGGTTATATCCTTTTTTCCGCTTCACCAGCATCAGGAAATACGTTTCCTGTTGGCTACAACACTTCAGGCTGTTATATCACAAAGACTTATTCCAATTAAGGGGCATAGCGGAAGAGCGCCGGCAGTGGAAGTAATGATTGTCACGGCGGCTGTCAGGGATTATATTAGAGATCAGGAGAAAACACAGTTGATAAACCAGGCTATTAAAGAAGGAGTGTCTTCTTACGGAATGCAGTCATTTGATCAGTCCCTGATGAAGTTGCTGACAGAAGGTGTTATAGAGAAAGAGCAAGCTCTCAAGAATAGTTCGAACAGTCATGAATTTGAACTTAGATTGAAGGGTGTTAAGTCGTCAAGCGACAAATCCTGGGATCATTTTGAAGAAACTGAATCTGTGAGTGATTCTCCAGGAGAGTTGTAA
- the accB gene encoding acetyl-CoA carboxylase biotin carboxyl carrier protein, whose product MYEKKLKKLLAILKEENLDEIEVKSLFSSVRVARRKAVPGVIRQKPYSGDVTGTGQLPEREEGVSPDSPSTLNAKDSESKDKDTETIFSPMVGTYYGASAPEKDPLVSVGKRVKKGDVICIIEAMKLMNEIEAESDCIIRKILAEDSQPVEYGQPLFHIQPI is encoded by the coding sequence ATGTATGAAAAAAAGTTAAAGAAACTTCTAGCGATTCTCAAAGAGGAGAATCTTGATGAAATAGAGGTCAAGTCTCTATTCTCAAGCGTCAGGGTTGCGAGGAGAAAAGCAGTTCCCGGTGTTATCCGCCAGAAGCCGTATTCAGGGGACGTTACCGGCACCGGTCAGCTCCCTGAGAGAGAAGAGGGCGTTTCCCCTGACAGTCCTTCCACTTTGAATGCTAAAGATTCTGAATCAAAAGATAAAGATACAGAAACAATCTTTTCACCCATGGTTGGAACATATTACGGCGCTTCAGCACCCGAAAAAGATCCCCTTGTGTCTGTGGGAAAAAGGGTAAAAAAGGGTGATGTAATCTGTATTATTGAAGCTATGAAGCTTATGAATGAGATTGAGGCTGAGTCAGACTGCATTATAAGGAAAATTCTGGCGGAAGACTCTCAACCTGTTGAGTATGGACAGCCCCTTTTCCACATCCAGCCCATTTAG
- the efp gene encoding elongation factor P: MADTSNFRNGLVMRLDGKLCSIVEFQHVKPGKGPAFVRTKLKEIPDGAVIDKTFRSGEKIEEVRVEKHKYQFLYEKNDLYNVMDLETYAQISLPGSLLEKELPYLKENLEISILFDDTEPIAVELPIFVHLKVSETEPGLKGDTAQGGSKNATLETGLTVSVPLFIEQGDILKIDTRSGKYIERV, from the coding sequence TTGGCTGATACGAGTAATTTTAGAAATGGCTTGGTGATGAGGCTTGACGGGAAGCTCTGTTCGATTGTTGAATTTCAACACGTTAAGCCGGGAAAGGGACCGGCTTTTGTAAGGACGAAGTTAAAAGAGATACCTGACGGAGCTGTTATTGACAAGACATTCAGGTCCGGCGAGAAGATAGAAGAGGTTAGGGTGGAAAAACACAAATATCAGTTTCTGTACGAAAAAAACGATCTGTATAATGTGATGGACCTTGAAACTTACGCTCAGATCTCTCTTCCGGGATCCCTTCTCGAGAAAGAATTGCCTTATCTTAAGGAGAATCTCGAAATATCGATATTATTTGATGATACTGAACCTATAGCCGTTGAACTTCCGATATTCGTTCATCTCAAAGTCTCTGAAACCGAACCCGGTCTTAAAGGAGACACTGCTCAGGGAGGTTCTAAAAACGCCACTCTTGAAACAGGTCTCACTGTAAGTGTTCCCCTTTTCATAGAACAGGGCGATATTTTGAAGATTGACACAAGGTCCGGGAAATATATAGAAAGAGTATAG
- a CDS encoding tetratricopeptide repeat protein gives MTGELNEKFQNLLDRFNQSPESRIFAPLADAYRKRGDVEKAIAICEKGLRRFPDYASARVILGKCYYDNGASERSKTEFERVLEIDPENMVALKFLGDIFSGENKKEKAAEYYGEFLSIDPTNSEVKRLLDHLTEKFTPKPIDLDEDESIELSGKVTEPATMTLAGIYAAQGYYSRAMNIYRGILDKDPNNEEALKMVDKLKKLELSKESERKKAFDDDTMTISLDDIDGDITENTSGGGAKRGSLENNKENEEAGSIDNEPLDADEESGLRDSASPIAESLEDEDKPKNDESEENDRYKNKDDFIGWLNRMKNKKDSEG, from the coding sequence ATGACTGGCGAATTGAACGAAAAATTTCAGAACCTGCTCGACAGGTTTAATCAGTCCCCTGAATCGCGAATATTTGCCCCTCTTGCCGACGCATACAGGAAGAGAGGGGATGTTGAGAAAGCAATCGCGATTTGCGAGAAAGGTTTAAGGAGATTTCCCGATTATGCCAGCGCGAGGGTTATTCTCGGGAAATGTTATTACGACAATGGAGCAAGCGAAAGGTCTAAAACTGAATTTGAAAGGGTACTAGAGATTGACCCTGAAAATATGGTCGCTCTGAAATTTCTGGGTGACATTTTCTCCGGTGAAAATAAAAAGGAAAAAGCCGCGGAGTATTACGGAGAATTTTTATCTATAGATCCAACAAACAGCGAAGTAAAGAGGCTTCTTGATCATTTGACAGAAAAGTTTACCCCAAAGCCGATAGACCTTGATGAAGATGAAAGTATTGAACTTAGCGGGAAGGTAACCGAACCGGCAACTATGACACTTGCAGGTATATACGCCGCTCAGGGATATTACTCGAGAGCAATGAATATCTACCGGGGAATTCTCGATAAAGATCCCAATAATGAGGAAGCCCTGAAAATGGTAGATAAACTCAAAAAACTTGAGTTATCTAAAGAGAGTGAAAGAAAAAAGGCCTTCGATGATGATACTATGACGATATCCTTAGACGACATAGACGGTGATATCACTGAAAATACATCCGGCGGGGGCGCAAAGAGAGGTAGCCTTGAGAATAATAAGGAGAATGAAGAGGCAGGTTCTATCGATAACGAGCCCCTTGATGCAGATGAGGAATCGGGACTTAGAGATTCTGCTTCCCCTATCGCAGAAAGCTTAGAAGATGAGGATAAGCCCAAAAATGATGAGTCTGAAGAGAATGACAGATATAAAAACAAGGATGACTTTATAGGATGGCTGAATAGAATGAAGAATAAAAAGGATTCTGAAGGATAA
- a CDS encoding DUF4837 family protein: MNKKTFILIFITGLALNLSCQRSTSYPPAGSYGDIVLVTESGTPGGINDDIIRTLQHKVDYYSRTELQFKLRMIRAADISDEPATKNMVIYGVVRSGMTGDLIENFIGTAAVRKVLEGKDFIFKKSDYPVTGQLTVIVTAPTRGKLAEIARKNGAVIRGIIEKENRKRLRRYLLKKEKKDVENNLRIKYGFNIGVSFLYDLNQDRPDLPGVELVRKMPHRGITISWQKWDNKRLTIADSLKLYNIRAVMAWHMYNKDVMRKDIVSFRNEQLGPYEAVVMEGYWEKKDELYGGPFRCFFICNRQKTRLWIIDLLVYAPGFKKHRLLRELHAIAETFRY, from the coding sequence GTGAATAAAAAAACGTTTATTCTTATCTTTATAACCGGATTAGCATTAAATTTATCATGCCAGAGGAGCACCTCTTATCCACCCGCCGGTTCATACGGTGATATAGTTCTGGTGACAGAGTCCGGAACTCCTGGCGGCATAAATGACGATATTATCCGTACACTTCAGCATAAAGTCGATTACTATTCGAGAACTGAACTTCAATTTAAATTAAGGATGATACGCGCTGCCGACATCAGTGATGAACCGGCAACTAAGAATATGGTTATATACGGGGTGGTACGTTCCGGAATGACCGGAGACCTTATCGAAAATTTTATCGGTACCGCGGCAGTCAGAAAGGTTCTGGAGGGGAAAGATTTTATTTTTAAAAAGAGTGATTATCCTGTTACGGGACAGCTTACAGTTATTGTGACGGCTCCCACAAGAGGTAAACTCGCTGAGATTGCCCGGAAGAATGGAGCTGTTATAAGAGGGATTATTGAAAAGGAAAACAGAAAGAGGCTAAGGCGTTACCTCTTGAAGAAGGAAAAAAAAGATGTGGAAAATAATCTAAGGATAAAATACGGATTTAATATAGGGGTTTCCTTCCTTTACGATTTGAATCAGGATCGGCCTGATCTGCCGGGTGTTGAGTTGGTCAGGAAAATGCCGCACAGGGGGATAACGATTTCCTGGCAGAAATGGGATAACAAAAGACTTACGATAGCTGATTCGCTCAAACTTTATAATATTAGAGCGGTAATGGCATGGCATATGTACAATAAGGATGTCATGCGGAAAGATATAGTCAGTTTTAGAAATGAGCAGCTCGGTCCTTACGAAGCAGTTGTAATGGAGGGATATTGGGAAAAGAAGGATGAGCTTTATGGAGGGCCGTTCAGATGTTTCTTTATTTGCAACCGGCAGAAAACCCGATTGTGGATCATCGACCTGCTTGTATACGCGCCCGGCTTTAAGAAACACAGATTACTTAGAGAATTGCATGCAATCGCGGAAACATTCAGGTATTAA
- a CDS encoding zf-HC2 domain-containing protein encodes MRCSKAREYYFKNRDDLLNEAERMKLQEHLAECSACLRFEKEMNAGLGLLDQLSEPEAPDNFEWNVRRKIARRKADIMRKQSRFNENSRWSLKFFAGAAAMIVIMLLGAWYFLGDWQEDLGASLHVSGANENYGIPSVSAEDNGSVGLSNTSYPEGFRMVSDDPYGSGLDNNYNGQMSPEILRQSRLRYLTKENLLLKSRVIKLKRENVMLRNLLEKYSKKNN; translated from the coding sequence ATGAGATGTTCAAAAGCAAGAGAATACTACTTCAAGAACAGAGATGATTTGCTTAATGAAGCTGAGAGAATGAAGCTTCAGGAGCATCTGGCGGAATGTTCCGCTTGCCTGCGTTTTGAGAAAGAGATGAACGCCGGTCTCGGATTATTAGACCAGCTTTCAGAGCCTGAGGCACCTGATAATTTCGAATGGAATGTAAGAAGGAAGATAGCCCGCAGAAAAGCCGACATAATGCGCAAACAAAGCAGATTTAATGAGAACAGCAGATGGAGCTTAAAGTTTTTCGCGGGAGCGGCGGCAATGATAGTTATTATGCTGTTAGGGGCCTGGTATTTCCTTGGAGACTGGCAGGAAGATCTCGGGGCGTCCTTACATGTAAGCGGCGCTAATGAAAATTACGGCATACCAAGTGTTTCAGCTGAAGATAATGGATCGGTTGGCTTATCGAATACCAGTTATCCGGAAGGTTTCAGAATGGTGTCGGACGATCCGTATGGTTCCGGATTAGATAATAATTATAACGGGCAGATGTCTCCGGAAATTCTCAGGCAGTCACGTCTGCGTTATTTGACTAAGGAAAATCTTCTTTTGAAAAGCAGGGTAATTAAACTAAAGAGAGAAAATGTGATGCTTAGGAATCTTCTTGAAAAATACTCAAAGAAGAACAATTGA
- a CDS encoding sigma-70 family RNA polymerase sigma factor has protein sequence MIIDKSRKDSRKKSGQKSDEELIFSVQEGNSEAFDQLVTRYKNRLYAYLLRLTGNPDEAEEFAQETFVKAYINADKYKPIAKFSTWLYTIGTNLVRNRIRNRKRRPKVWSLWNHNLDDGGGWMEIEDKSQDSEQNADREKLQDFIQQAIEEIPGKYRTAFVLREIENLSYEEISASTGTKLGTVRSRINRGRKYFKTAVTPYLKGDIRFKEK, from the coding sequence TTGATAATTGACAAGAGCAGAAAAGATAGCCGCAAGAAATCAGGCCAGAAAAGTGATGAGGAATTAATATTTTCTGTACAGGAGGGTAACAGTGAGGCTTTTGATCAACTTGTGACAAGATATAAGAACAGACTTTACGCTTACCTTCTCAGACTTACAGGAAATCCGGATGAAGCTGAGGAATTTGCCCAGGAAACATTCGTCAAGGCCTATATTAACGCGGATAAATACAAACCGATCGCGAAATTTTCAACGTGGCTCTATACTATCGGAACCAATCTTGTACGGAACAGAATAAGAAACAGAAAAAGAAGGCCTAAGGTATGGAGCCTCTGGAACCACAATCTTGACGATGGCGGGGGATGGATGGAAATAGAGGACAAATCCCAGGATTCAGAGCAAAATGCCGATAGAGAGAAACTCCAGGATTTTATTCAGCAGGCTATAGAGGAGATTCCGGGAAAATACAGAACCGCCTTTGTTCTAAGGGAGATTGAAAACTTGAGTTACGAGGAGATATCCGCCTCTACGGGAACTAAGCTGGGCACGGTTCGTTCCAGGATAAACAGAGGAAGAAAATATTTTAAAACAGCAGTGACGCCTTACTTGAAAGGTGATATCAGATTCAAGGAGAAATAG
- a CDS encoding tetratricopeptide repeat protein translates to MKSRILFFLLVISVTFQFHQAAFSQSRDDLKAQNYYLKGTFLEEWNELDYAYTFYKAAEEKCPESMWLKLALTRVSLNIGKFDEAKEYAKFLLGNEEYNVEASIYLSEANVRTGEKRKAAENLEAIEEDLDKRRRKSVLNFLARIYFDLEDENNIRKTLEKLKKTFPDDIFANNRLGLFYAKEGKTEKALESFRIVLSQDPAYQDLPQLMSSLLISEGRREEAKRVLEKAFNANPADKEVSGELFRMINEDKEFSRGIDILKPLFDSEKLGVGDLIRLGRFYFNKGEFEEALVVYRKLMDKDCNKTAVFRIIADLELKLNNFRNAAERLEKLVEMEPNDFSSYRGLLFLAHDLAGSPSSPQQEVIISSSDSARYVNKAKKLVNRDSAGQNYIMGIIYNEAGKNEIALDYLLRAEKLKPGDRDITLELAQVFEEKGSYDKALHRVKKLYKKNPKDPTLMNYYGYLLAVSGNRLDFAEELLGKVLKHDPGNGYYLDSLGWIKFKKGEYSDALKILLDAADSIADDPTIWEHIGDTYVRLEAIEKAEKAYRKSVELNPGRQKVMEKLHAISAEKLKKQ, encoded by the coding sequence ATGAAAAGCAGAATTTTATTTTTTCTTTTAGTCATTTCAGTGACCTTTCAATTTCACCAAGCGGCATTTTCTCAGTCGCGTGATGACCTGAAAGCGCAAAACTATTACCTTAAAGGAACATTTCTCGAAGAATGGAATGAACTTGATTACGCTTACACATTCTATAAAGCGGCTGAGGAGAAGTGCCCCGAATCTATGTGGCTGAAGCTTGCCCTTACACGCGTGTCGCTGAATATAGGAAAATTTGATGAAGCAAAAGAATACGCGAAATTCTTACTCGGTAACGAAGAATACAACGTTGAAGCGTCTATCTATCTGTCTGAAGCAAATGTCAGGACGGGGGAGAAGCGAAAAGCGGCTGAAAATCTGGAAGCTATAGAAGAAGATTTGGACAAAAGGCGGAGAAAGAGCGTTCTGAACTTTCTCGCGAGAATATATTTTGATTTAGAGGATGAAAATAACATCCGTAAGACCCTAGAAAAGCTTAAAAAGACATTTCCGGATGACATCTTTGCTAACAACAGACTGGGACTGTTCTACGCGAAAGAAGGTAAAACAGAAAAGGCCTTAGAATCTTTCAGGATCGTTCTAAGCCAGGATCCCGCGTATCAAGATTTACCTCAACTTATGTCATCTCTTCTGATCAGTGAGGGTCGCAGGGAGGAGGCAAAGAGGGTTCTGGAAAAAGCATTTAATGCCAATCCCGCCGACAAAGAAGTAAGCGGGGAACTCTTCAGGATGATAAACGAAGACAAGGAATTTTCACGCGGAATCGATATTTTAAAGCCGCTATTTGATAGTGAAAAGCTTGGAGTCGGAGATCTTATCAGGTTGGGAAGGTTCTATTTTAATAAGGGCGAATTCGAGGAAGCACTCGTGGTATATAGGAAGTTAATGGATAAGGATTGTAACAAGACGGCGGTCTTTAGAATAATCGCGGATCTTGAGCTCAAGCTGAACAACTTTAGAAACGCCGCGGAGAGATTGGAAAAACTCGTGGAAATGGAACCGAATGATTTTTCAAGTTACAGGGGGCTATTGTTTTTGGCGCACGACCTTGCGGGCAGCCCGTCATCTCCACAGCAGGAGGTAATAATATCTTCTTCCGACAGCGCGCGTTACGTAAATAAAGCGAAAAAACTGGTCAACCGTGATTCAGCCGGACAGAACTATATTATGGGTATTATCTACAATGAAGCGGGTAAAAATGAGATCGCCTTGGATTATTTGCTCCGTGCTGAAAAACTTAAACCCGGGGATAGAGATATAACTCTTGAACTTGCTCAGGTATTTGAAGAAAAAGGGAGTTATGATAAGGCCCTTCATAGAGTTAAGAAGCTTTATAAGAAGAATCCCAAAGACCCGACACTGATGAATTACTACGGTTACCTTCTGGCTGTCAGCGGCAACAGACTCGATTTTGCCGAAGAACTCCTCGGCAAGGTTTTAAAGCATGATCCTGGAAACGGATATTATCTGGACAGCCTGGGCTGGATTAAGTTCAAGAAGGGGGAATACTCAGATGCCCTCAAGATCCTCTTGGACGCCGCAGACAGTATCGCTGATGATCCCACTATATGGGAACATATAGGAGATACCTATGTCAGGCTTGAAGCCATCGAGAAAGCTGAAAAAGCATATCGGAAGTCTGTCGAACTCAACCCCGGAAGACAGAAGGTCATGGAGAAACTGCATGCGATCAGCGCTGAAAAACTTAAAAAACAATAG
- a CDS encoding DMT family transporter, protein MTYIGEIAAVLTAACWAINSILFADAGKKIGSRSVNHLRLWFALILLGAMHLIIIRKPLPGLLSQTFIFLSVSGVIGFFIGDSFLFESYVLIGPRMGMLMMTAVPIFSVFLGWVFLNEKLGPWQLTAISLTVLSIAFVTKDKSDNSSFHPRHLLKGILLGLGGAMGQAIGLMLSKRGLQEGINPVSANLIRVTAATAAISIYLLISGNFHVDFAKLRQKGITPRIFGGAVFGPVIGVVLSLVSISYAKLGIASTLMATSPAMLIPLSSIFYSERVTAKTVFWTCMAIAGASWLFFL, encoded by the coding sequence ATGACATATATAGGTGAAATCGCGGCGGTTTTAACTGCAGCCTGCTGGGCAATCAATTCGATACTTTTTGCAGACGCGGGGAAAAAGATAGGTTCAAGGTCTGTAAACCACTTAAGATTATGGTTCGCCCTGATTCTACTCGGCGCAATGCATCTTATTATAATAAGAAAACCTCTTCCCGGTTTACTGTCTCAGACGTTTATATTTCTTTCTGTTTCGGGGGTCATAGGTTTTTTTATAGGCGATTCCTTCCTTTTTGAATCCTACGTCCTGATAGGACCCAGGATGGGAATGCTTATGATGACAGCCGTTCCGATCTTCAGCGTATTCTTAGGTTGGGTGTTTCTGAATGAAAAACTTGGCCCCTGGCAGCTTACGGCGATCAGTCTGACAGTTTTGTCAATCGCCTTTGTAACCAAAGACAAAAGCGACAACAGCTCTTTTCATCCGAGGCATCTTCTCAAAGGTATTCTGCTTGGACTGGGCGGAGCTATGGGTCAGGCCATCGGGCTGATGCTTTCAAAAAGGGGTCTGCAGGAAGGTATCAATCCTGTTTCCGCGAATCTTATCAGGGTTACGGCCGCAACGGCAGCTATATCTATCTATTTACTGATTAGCGGGAATTTTCACGTTGATTTCGCGAAACTCCGACAGAAGGGAATTACACCGAGGATCTTCGGAGGCGCAGTATTCGGCCCTGTTATAGGAGTTGTGCTGTCTCTTGTTTCTATTTCATACGCAAAGCTTGGAATAGCATCAACCCTTATGGCCACTTCGCCCGCGATGTTGATTCCACTGTCAAGTATCTTCTACTCTGAAAGGGTGACGGCTAAAACCGTATTCTGGACATGTATGGCAATCGCGGGAGCAAGCTGGTTATTCTTTCTTTAA